In Candidatus Binatia bacterium, the genomic window ACCCTCCACTGCTCCCAAGATCGACTCACTCGACACCGCCCTCGCGCAAACTGCGACCACTCACAATGCGAGTCTTGACCTCAGCTGCGCCTCTGCTCGCAGCGTATGGCGACCGCCCATCGGTGTGAAGACCCGGCGCACGCGGTAGATCCATCAAAGAGTGCTTTTCAAGTGCCGCGCAATCGGTTAACCGGAACGATCATGGCAGACGGCTCTTTGGCTCCAGGTTTATTGTTGGCGATGCCACAGATGGCGGACCCCAACTTTGCGCGCACGGTGGTGCTGCTCTGTCGTCACGAAGGCGACGGCTCCATGGGGCTCGTCGTCAACCGACCCACGGAGACGGCGGTGGCAGAGGTGGTCCAATTTGATCCGCCCCTCAAGGTCGATCGCGCTGGGCTCAGGGTGTGGACTGGTGGGCCGGTCGAGCAACATCGTGCCTGGCTGTTGTTGGGCTTCGATCCTGGCAAGGACGAGGCAGTGAGCATTGCCCCGGGCCTTTACCTCTCGGCGTCGGCCCGCGTGCTCCGCGAGGTCATAGAGTGTGGCGACCCTGACCGGGTACGGGAAACCCGTTTCCTCGTGGGGTACGCAGGGTGGGCTGGGGGCCAGCTCGAATCGGAGCTGGCCGCCTCCGCGTGGCTCACAGCAGAGATCGACAAGGACCTCATTTTCAACACCGACGCCGAGGTCATGTGGGAGGCTGCAATTCGTAGCCTAGGGATCGACCCTTACGCGCTACAGCTCGGAACCGGCGTGCACTGAAGCGCCCTTCGTCAAAGAGGAGCGGAGTCCCACGATGGCGGCGGCGGACGGTCTTCTGCTGGGGAGACGAGCACTCATCCTCGGGGTCGCCAACGACCATAGTCTAGCCTGGGCGATTGCTCGCGAATTTCACCTCCAGGGCGCGGAGCTGGCGTTGACCTACGCTGGTGAGGTTTTCGAGCGGCGCGTTCGCCCACTGGCGGAAGAGCTCGGGGTGCATCTCGTCTATCCGTGCGACGTACAAGACGACGGGCAGGTCGCTGCACTGCGCCAAGCTCTAAGCAATCAGTGGCCGCAGATCGATATCATCGTGCACGCAATTGCCTTTGCCCTACGCGATGATCTCAAGGACGAATTCTCCAAGACCTCCAGGGAAGGGTTCCGCATTGCCTTGGAAGTGAGTGCGTATTCGTTCGTGCAACTTGCCCGGGCTTTCTCCGAACTCTTCCGGCCTGGGAGCTCACTCGTCACCCTGACCTACTTCGGTGCGGAGAAGGTCGTGCCAAACTACAACGTGATGGGGGTGGCCAAGGCGGCGCTCGAGGCCTGCGTTCGGTATCTCGCCGCGGAGCTCGGACCGCGTGGAGTGCGTGTGAACGCCGTGTCCGCAGGGCCGGTGCGCACGCTATCGGCTGCGGGAATCGCGGGCTTTCGCGACATGCTCCGCCATCACGCCGAGCGCGCTCCGCTACGACGGAACGTCACCGCCGAGGAAGTTGCCAAAGCCACACTGTTTCTCGCGAGCGACCTCGCCTCAGCGGTGACGGGCGAAGTCCTGCACGTGGACGCCGGCTACAACATTATCGGCTTTTGAGACCGTATGGATTCCCTCCACGAGCAAAGCAGTGAGCAGCGCGGGGACTCCATGGGATTTGGTGATGGCTCGTCCCTCCGCGCTAAAATAAATTACGCCCCTGCGTGAGAAACTCAGTCGACGGACCAGGCAGCGTTCGCGGTGAAACCGATCCTTTTCACCATTGGCAATTTTGCGGTGCCCAGCTTCTGGGTGATGGCCTTTCTCGGCTTCCTTGGCGGCTTTCTTGTAGTGCGCCAGGAAGCGCAACGACGAGGTTTCGGCACCGAGCTGGCCTATGACGTGTTGCTGTACGCATACGTCGGCGGCTGGGTTGGGGCTCGCCTCTTCCTCATCCCAACGGCATGGGAGCTCTTCCGAAACGATCCGATTGCGTTTCTTCTGAGCGGGAGTGGATGGGTGTGGTACGGCGGCGTTGCCGGGGGGACTCTGGGCGTTTGGCTGTTGGCTCGGCGCCAACAAATCCCTTTCATCGAACTCGCGGACATCTGTGCGCCCGCGCTGGCCCTCGGTCTTGCCATCGGACGGATCGGCTGTCAGCTCAGCGGCGACGGAGACTATGGCGTACCGACCTCCTTGCCGTGGGGAATGAGTTATCCGAACGGGGTCGTGCCTACGGCGGAGCGTGTTCACCCTGCCCCGCTCTACGAGATGATTGGCTCGCTCGCGATCTTCGCCTATTTGTGGCGCATTCGACACCACGCCCGACCAGGGGAGGTAGTCGGGCGGTATCTTTTGCTCGCCACGTCGCTGCGCTTTGCCATCGAGTTCGTCCGCCGCAACCCCGCATGGCTCTGGGGGCTCACCACGGCCCAAGTTTGGAGCATCGGCCTAGCCTGCGTGGGCCTGTACCTCCTTCGACGCGCTCGGCAGACCCACTACCCCACAGCGCAGCCTGCGGCTAGCAACCAAGCGCCCGCAGTTTAGGCTCGCTCCGCCATTTCACCATTCGCGGGGCTGGGCTAGCGACACGCAGGACGAAATTTGCTAGGCGGCCCACGGCATGCAACTGAACATTCGCTTGGACAAGGTCGAGGCCCGCGTTTTTGGTGTGCTTATCGAAAAAGCACTCACGACTCCCGAATATTACCCGCTCACCCTCGCGGCCGTAACCACGGCGGCGAATCAAAAAACGAACCGCGATCCGGTGATGAATCTCGAAGAACCGGAAGTGGCCGAATCCCTGGAATCCCTTGCGAAGAAATTCCTCGTGCGTCGCCTTTGGCCGTCGAATAGCCGCGTGGAGAAATACGCGCACAACGGAAAGGATGCACTTGGGCTCGAAGTCGAGCCCTTGGCGGTGCTCGCTGAGTTGCTTCTCCGTGGCGCCCAGACCCCCGGTGAGCTGAGGACGCACGTGAGCCGAATGGTGCCGGTTCCCTCGCTCGAAGCGTTGTATCAAATGATCCAGCCGCTTCTCGATCGCGGGCTTGCAACCCGATTGCCGCCAGCACCCGGATCGCGCGCGGAGCGATATGCGCAGGTATTGTGTCCCACGGAGGCAACGACTGCGGACACCTCGCCGCTTAGGGAAGCGCCTGACGAGCAAGAGATCCTGCGAGAGCGAGTAAAGGCGTTGGAATTGCGCTTAGCCCGTGCCGAGCGACAAATTCGTCGCTTGGCACACGTGGTCGGCATGTCGATGGAAGCGCTGGCGGAGGCCAGCCGCGACGAGGGGAGCGACCCAGAAGTCTGATGAGACTCACGCCTTTGCCCTTGTGCGGAGCGGCCAGGTGAAGGAACTGGAGAAGCTATGACACAACACCGAAACGAGGCTGACCGCGAGCGGCGCGCCCACGATTGGATTCGCGCCCTCAGTGAGATGCCGCATCGCATCGCTGGCTCGCTTTACGAACGGCAAAGCGCCGAGATGGTGGGCGACTGGCTCCGGGCTCTCGGCTTCGCCAACGTGCAAATTGTGCCGGTCCGCGGGGGCCCGCGCCCCGGCCTCGCCTTGGCCTTGCATGCAGCCGTGGGTTTGCTCGGTGTGGTGTGGGGCGGCTTGATTGGCCTTGTCTTGAGCGCGCTCGCTGCCTGGTCCTTTTACCGAGAACATGTCCAACGGCGACCGCTGCTCTCTCGCCTCTTGCGTGCTCCCGACTCTGTGGACGTTTTAGCGCGCCACGGCGCCCCCAATCCCTCGCTTCGAATCGTGCTCAGCGCGCACATCGACACGACTGAAGCCGGGTTTCTCTTCTCCCCCGTGCTGGCCAGCTGGTTTGCCGCATGGAATCGCCGCAACGACGAAACGACGCCACCGTCGCTCCCCCCTCTGGCACTCCCATTTTGGTTACTCATTGGAGGCGTGGCGGTCGCCACCGGCGAATGGATGGGCGCCCATGGATTCTTCTTCGCCACCTTGCGTCTGGGCATCATCTTCGGTCTTGCGCTCGCCACGGCGCTCGGCTTGCAGTGGGCCATGGCGCGCCCAACGCCCGGGGCAAACGACAACGCGTCGGCAGTGGCTGCCATGCTGCTGGCAGCGGAGCAGCTCAAGGATGTTCTTCCAGCGAGTGCTGAGCTCATGGTTGTCGGTACCGGAGCGGAGGAATGTGGCTGTGGGGGCATGGTGGAGCTTTTGGAAGGCCACCCACATTGGGATCGCGAACGAACCGTTTTCATCAACTTCGAGTGCGTGGGCGGAGGCGAACTCCGCTATGTGCTGAGCGAAGGATTGCTCGGCCGGACGTTTTATCCTCCCGAATTGTTGTGCGTGGCGCGGCGGGTGGCGGCTAGCGGGCGCTTCGGGCGAGTAACGCCCGTGCACTTACTAGCCGGCACCGACGGCAACGTCCCTGCGCGGCACAGCTTCCCCACACTGTCGCTAATCACCCTGGAAGAGAACGGTGTTCCGCGCAATTACCACCAACCGAACGACACTGTAGAGAGGATTGATCTGCCGACCGTCGTGCGGGCTGCGGACTTCGGCGTCGAGGTCATCCGTCAGCTCTTGAGCGCATCGTAGCTTGTCAGCCAACGTAACGCTCGAGTTCTGGATTCATGCGGGTGATTTCCGGAACGGCCAAAGGGCGCAAGCTAGTGGCACCCGCGGGCCGAAGAGTACGGCCCACGGCAGACAAGGTTAAAGGCGCCCTCTTCAACATGCTCGAGCACCGACTCCAGCTCGACGGGCTCCGCGTGCTTGATCTCTACGCCGGCAGCGGGGCCCTCGGAATCGAGGCGCTCAGTCGCGGGGCGAAAGAAGCCGTCTTTGTGGAAAGCGCGCCCCCGGCCGTTCGAGCAATCGAGACCAACCTCGAGCGGTGCAAGTTCCGCGACCGCGCCAAGATCCTAAAGTGCACCGTGGCGCAAGCCCTCGCCTCACTTGAGGCCCGTGCCGAGCAATTTGATGTCGTGTTCGCAGATCCGCCCTATGGCCAAGGCCAGGTGGCGTGGCTGCTACGCACGCTGGCGCACAGTACGCTCTTGCCAAACGAAGGCTGGATTGCCTTGGAGCATCATGTCGACGAGCCCCCACCCGATGAAATTCCGCTCATACGGTTGATTCAGCATAGGCGCTATGGAAAGACTGCGCTCGCTTTGTACTCGAAGACCATGACGGCTGCAGATCCCACACACGCAATCTTGAAGGCGGTTTACGCCGGTTCGTTTGATCCGATTACCAACGGACACATCGACATTGTCCGCCGCGCCGTGGAGATTTTCGATCAAGTCATCGTTGCGGTGGCTGGCGTAACGACCGACGCGAAAAAGGGCGGCGCGTTGTTCACCGCTGTAGAGCGCGTGGAGATGATCCGTGAGGCACTGGCTGACGTGCGCGACCGAGTGGTGGTCGACAGCTTTGGGGGCCTTTTGGTCGATTACTGCGACCAGGTAGGAGCGCGGGTCATCATCCGTGGACTGCGTGCGGTTTCGGACTTCGAGTACGAATTCCAGATGGCGATGATGAACCGCCATCTAAAGCCGCACATCCATACGTTGTTTCTCCCGACCAGCGAGGCCCACTCATACACGTCTTCGCGGCTGGTGAAAGAAGTGGCCGCACTCGGCGGGGACATTTCTGGGCAGGTTCCGGATGGCGTCCGCCGCCGCCTTCTCGAAAAGCTTCGCCCCTCGCGCTGAACCCGCACTTTAGCTAGACGGGCGCGAGTTTCGTCTTTGCGACTACGGGAGCATTGGATGCAACTGAGTGAGCGTGTGAAATGGATCAAACCCTCCGCAACCCTGGCGGTAACCGAGAAGGCCGCGTCCTTGCGGCGTCAGGGCGTTGAGGTCATCGACCTTGGTGCCGGCGAGCCTGATTTCGACACGCCCGAGCACATCAAGGAAGCGGCCCGCCGTGCGCTGGCGCGGGGTGAGACGAAGTACACACCGGTTGGCGGAACCGACGAGCTCAAGGCAGCGATCGTCGCCAAGCTCGCGCGGGACAATGGGGTCACCTACGCGAAAAACGAAGTGATGGCCAATTGCGGAGGCAAGCACGCGCTGTTCGTGTTGTTTCAGGCGCTATTCAACGAGGGTGACGAAGTTCTCGTTCCGGCGCCTTACTGGGTGAGCTATCCGGACATGCTGTTGCTGTCCGGGGCGCGGGCACGCATCGTTTTCCCATCACCTGGGCAAGACTTCAAACTTCGCCCGCAGGACCTGGAGACTGCACTGACCCCGCGCACAAAGGCGGTGATTCTCAACAGCCCCAGCAACCCGGCTGGGGTTGCCTACACGCCAGCAGAGTTGGCCGAACTTCTGGACGTCCTCGGCAAGCATGACTGTTGGATCATTTCCGACGATGTCTACGAAAAAATGGTTTACGGAGACTTCGTTCTCGGACAGGTCCTGCAGGTGCGGCCGGACCTCCGCCCTCGGACGATTCTCTGCAACTCCGTTTCCAAAACCTACGCGATGACCGGCTGGCGAATTGGCTACACCGCCGGACCGGCCGAGGTCATCAAGGCCATGACAACGATTCAGGGCCAGATGACTTCCAACCCCTCGTCGGTTGCGCAAGCGGCGGCGGCGGAAGCTCTAACGGGGGATCAAGAACCTGTGGCGCGCATGATGGCTGAGTTCGGTAAACGGCGCGAGTTCGTAGTCGAGCGCTTGCGGGCCATCCCCGGCATCGAGTGCAGCAAACCTCAGGGGGCGTTCTACGTCTTTCCCAATGTGTCCGCGTATCTCGGGAAGCCCAACGGTCCACAAACTGGCGACGAACTGGCAGCGTATCTGATTGAGAAAGTGCACGTCGCCGTGGTCGGCGGTACGGACTTTGGCTACCCGACACACATCCGTATCTCCTATGCCAACTCGATGGAAAATCTCAATCAGGCATTGGAGCGGATGGCCGCCGCACTTGCGGAATTGAGAGGGCGGTCCTAATCGCCCGCGCCGGGCTTCGTTCGACGCACTGCCGCCCTACCCTCGCACTAAGCCGTCGAGTACGTGCGCGCTGGCGCGCCTACCCGTGAGGCTGGACCCAAGCCCCAGTCGGGGGGCACGCACCCCGAACGACAGCGGCACAGGTGAGGTGGCCAGGCGAGCCGGCACCACCATCATGACTATAAGTTGGCGGGCTCAGCCGCGCGATCGGTCGGGCAACGCTCGTAGCTGTTGCCTTGAACACCGCATTCGCGGTCGCCACCTCGCGCTCTCCGCATCGTGCCTACGATGCGCGGTGCTCAGGACCAGCAGTGTAACTTTGCACGGTAAAGACGAACAACTTTGTCCCTGGCCAGTTCCAGGCATCGCCCGGCAGTCCTGCCTTATGGCAAAGCTGTTCTAGGAGTGTTTCTCGCTCCCACCCCTGTTCTACCGCTACCTTAGGCAGGAACACAGCCCGCTGGCCGTCATGGACGAGCGCCACGCCGTGCACACCGACGACAATGTCGTCCGGCGTGGTCACCTCCCGGAGCGGTGACAAGACCGAAATCTCGATTGTGAGTTCTTCCACCTCATCCTCGCTCAGGGGCGGAAAGCGATAGTCCTCAAAGGCCGCGGCAATAGCCATACGGGCGACCGCTCTGTGCAAGGGCGCGTCTTCAGTCAGGGTTCCCACGCAGCCCCGAAGCCGGCCGTGCCGATACAACGTGACAAACACACCCGCGCGCTGAGCGAGCGCTGGTGAAACTTCTTGCACACTCGGTGGAGGCAACCCTTTCACCTGGGCGTGGATTGCCTCTCGCGCAAGCGACATGAGAACAAGCCAGTCGTGTTCGGTTAACGCCATGCGGTCACCCGTGGTCACGGTCATCCTTCACCTACCCATTCAGCTCATTCCTAATCTCGGACATAGACCCTTGAGCCCGCACTGCTTGCGTGTTTGGGGGACTTTTGCCATAAGGCGCGAGTTTTCCGGCGTCACGCCTGCAAGGGTGGGTGTCGGTGCAAGAAGGGTGGTGGCTTACGTGCAGGCCCTCTTGCCAGGCACCCTTTGGCTTGAAACTCGACAAAAGAGAGGGTGAAACGCGCATGAGCAAAGCGACTATGGGTAGGATTCTCGGACTCTTGGCCGTGATCACGGGTTGGTTCGAGCCCGCTTTTGCAGCCGCTCCCCAGGCGCATGGAGAAATGCACTTAGTGTTGCCGGACTTCACGACGGTGCACTTCCTTGGCCT contains:
- a CDS encoding YqgE/AlgH family protein produces the protein MADGSLAPGLLLAMPQMADPNFARTVVLLCRHEGDGSMGLVVNRPTETAVAEVVQFDPPLKVDRAGLRVWTGGPVEQHRAWLLLGFDPGKDEAVSIAPGLYLSASARVLREVIECGDPDRVRETRFLVGYAGWAGGQLESELAASAWLTAEIDKDLIFNTDAEVMWEAAIRSLGIDPYALQLGTGVH
- a CDS encoding enoyl-ACP reductase; translated protein: MAAADGLLLGRRALILGVANDHSLAWAIAREFHLQGAELALTYAGEVFERRVRPLAEELGVHLVYPCDVQDDGQVAALRQALSNQWPQIDIIVHAIAFALRDDLKDEFSKTSREGFRIALEVSAYSFVQLARAFSELFRPGSSLVTLTYFGAEKVVPNYNVMGVAKAALEACVRYLAAELGPRGVRVNAVSAGPVRTLSAAGIAGFRDMLRHHAERAPLRRNVTAEEVAKATLFLASDLASAVTGEVLHVDAGYNIIGF
- a CDS encoding prolipoprotein diacylglyceryl transferase gives rise to the protein MKPILFTIGNFAVPSFWVMAFLGFLGGFLVVRQEAQRRGFGTELAYDVLLYAYVGGWVGARLFLIPTAWELFRNDPIAFLLSGSGWVWYGGVAGGTLGVWLLARRQQIPFIELADICAPALALGLAIGRIGCQLSGDGDYGVPTSLPWGMSYPNGVVPTAERVHPAPLYEMIGSLAIFAYLWRIRHHARPGEVVGRYLLLATSLRFAIEFVRRNPAWLWGLTTAQVWSIGLACVGLYLLRRARQTHYPTAQPAASNQAPAV
- a CDS encoding YceH family protein is translated as MQLNIRLDKVEARVFGVLIEKALTTPEYYPLTLAAVTTAANQKTNRDPVMNLEEPEVAESLESLAKKFLVRRLWPSNSRVEKYAHNGKDALGLEVEPLAVLAELLLRGAQTPGELRTHVSRMVPVPSLEALYQMIQPLLDRGLATRLPPAPGSRAERYAQVLCPTEATTADTSPLREAPDEQEILRERVKALELRLARAERQIRRLAHVVGMSMEALAEASRDEGSDPEV
- a CDS encoding M20/M25/M40 family metallo-hydrolase is translated as MTQHRNEADRERRAHDWIRALSEMPHRIAGSLYERQSAEMVGDWLRALGFANVQIVPVRGGPRPGLALALHAAVGLLGVVWGGLIGLVLSALAAWSFYREHVQRRPLLSRLLRAPDSVDVLARHGAPNPSLRIVLSAHIDTTEAGFLFSPVLASWFAAWNRRNDETTPPSLPPLALPFWLLIGGVAVATGEWMGAHGFFFATLRLGIIFGLALATALGLQWAMARPTPGANDNASAVAAMLLAAEQLKDVLPASAELMVVGTGAEECGCGGMVELLEGHPHWDRERTVFINFECVGGGELRYVLSEGLLGRTFYPPELLCVARRVAASGRFGRVTPVHLLAGTDGNVPARHSFPTLSLITLEENGVPRNYHQPNDTVERIDLPTVVRAADFGVEVIRQLLSAS
- the coaD gene encoding pantetheine-phosphate adenylyltransferase, giving the protein MTAADPTHAILKAVYAGSFDPITNGHIDIVRRAVEIFDQVIVAVAGVTTDAKKGGALFTAVERVEMIREALADVRDRVVVDSFGGLLVDYCDQVGARVIIRGLRAVSDFEYEFQMAMMNRHLKPHIHTLFLPTSEAHSYTSSRLVKEVAALGGDISGQVPDGVRRRLLEKLRPSR
- a CDS encoding pyridoxal phosphate-dependent aminotransferase; this encodes MQLSERVKWIKPSATLAVTEKAASLRRQGVEVIDLGAGEPDFDTPEHIKEAARRALARGETKYTPVGGTDELKAAIVAKLARDNGVTYAKNEVMANCGGKHALFVLFQALFNEGDEVLVPAPYWVSYPDMLLLSGARARIVFPSPGQDFKLRPQDLETALTPRTKAVILNSPSNPAGVAYTPAELAELLDVLGKHDCWIISDDVYEKMVYGDFVLGQVLQVRPDLRPRTILCNSVSKTYAMTGWRIGYTAGPAEVIKAMTTIQGQMTSNPSSVAQAAAAEALTGDQEPVARMMAEFGKRREFVVERLRAIPGIECSKPQGAFYVFPNVSAYLGKPNGPQTGDELAAYLIEKVHVAVVGGTDFGYPTHIRISYANSMENLNQALERMAAALAELRGRS
- the amrA gene encoding AmmeMemoRadiSam system protein A, whose protein sequence is MTVTTGDRMALTEHDWLVLMSLAREAIHAQVKGLPPPSVQEVSPALAQRAGVFVTLYRHGRLRGCVGTLTEDAPLHRAVARMAIAAAFEDYRFPPLSEDEVEELTIEISVLSPLREVTTPDDIVVGVHGVALVHDGQRAVFLPKVAVEQGWERETLLEQLCHKAGLPGDAWNWPGTKLFVFTVQSYTAGPEHRAS